The proteins below are encoded in one region of Pontibacter deserti:
- a CDS encoding sulfite exporter TauE/SafE family protein, translated as MIWAGFIFGLVGSFHCVGMCGPIAMALPFVGSTGWRYYAGRLLYNSGRIVTYASLGALAGAFGESLQMAGLQQTVSIVSGVLILLLLVLPAAIKGKSSSVLGTDKLMMWVRQKLGYYFQKNSLGSLFMVGLLNGLLPCGFVYIALAGAISAPGVGGAMLYMALFGLGTFPLIFLVSLSGKLISLKVRGMFNRAVPYIGMTLAILFIVRGLGLGIPYLSPKVVETTAHKTEMSCCTKPVVAKAE; from the coding sequence ATGATCTGGGCAGGTTTTATTTTCGGATTAGTTGGTAGTTTCCATTGTGTCGGGATGTGCGGCCCTATAGCAATGGCGCTACCCTTTGTCGGGAGCACCGGCTGGCGATACTATGCCGGCCGGCTCCTGTACAATAGCGGCAGGATTGTAACTTATGCATCGCTTGGTGCACTGGCCGGAGCCTTTGGTGAGTCACTCCAGATGGCAGGTTTGCAACAGACAGTTTCTATAGTATCCGGTGTGCTTATACTTCTACTATTAGTTTTGCCAGCTGCTATTAAAGGTAAGTCATCCAGTGTGTTAGGAACTGATAAACTGATGATGTGGGTGCGCCAGAAGTTGGGATATTATTTCCAGAAGAACTCACTGGGTTCACTGTTTATGGTTGGCCTCCTGAACGGATTACTGCCTTGCGGATTTGTATACATTGCACTTGCTGGTGCTATTAGTGCGCCGGGCGTTGGAGGAGCCATGCTATATATGGCACTGTTTGGTTTAGGTACATTCCCGCTGATATTCCTTGTATCGCTTTCCGGTAAACTGATCAGCCTTAAAGTGCGGGGTATGTTTAACAGAGCCGTACCTTACATAGGCATGACGCTGGCTATACTTTTTATAGTTCGCGGACTTGGTTTAGGTATACCTTACTTAAGCCCGAAAGTAGTTGAAACGACTGCACATAAAACGGAGATGAGTTGCTGCACTAAGCCAGTTGTTGCAAAGGCCGAATAA
- a CDS encoding c-type cytochrome — protein MAKSSLGLVAGLLLLGTPAVQAQDAVAGKAIFDGNCTACHSIDTDVVGPALKDAHKRRGEEWLVKFIKNSQELVQAGDKDAVALFEKFNKVPMPAFGTSLSDDDIKNVIAFIQQESEKPAEVVAEAPATPTTDPKAAEAAAAEKDVAFMDLPPVLLFTFGLATVIILLTILVLVMMFRLFIPMLGDSIHDEDFRSSLAGRVLFLMRGDATLVTGKAKNEIHSHHDFDGIQEYDNDLPPWWKMMFYVSIVFAVGYMLHYHVFKIGSLQTEEYEMEMEQAALLAAATPDDPNAVTDYKPLTDATALESGKKLFSTNCAACHGPEGQGTVGPNLTDEYWLHGGDVNEIFKTVKYGVPAKGMVPWQGKLTKDQILEVSSYILSLKGSNPANAKEPQGEKE, from the coding sequence ATGGCTAAAAGCAGCCTAGGCCTGGTGGCTGGTCTGCTTTTGTTGGGCACACCGGCTGTGCAGGCACAGGATGCCGTAGCAGGTAAAGCCATTTTTGATGGCAATTGTACTGCCTGCCACAGTATAGATACTGATGTCGTAGGACCGGCTTTAAAAGACGCACACAAACGTCGTGGCGAGGAGTGGCTGGTTAAGTTTATCAAAAACTCACAGGAACTGGTGCAGGCAGGTGACAAAGATGCGGTAGCGCTGTTCGAGAAGTTCAACAAGGTGCCGATGCCTGCTTTTGGTACGTCGTTGTCAGATGATGATATCAAAAATGTAATTGCCTTTATTCAGCAGGAAAGTGAGAAGCCAGCTGAAGTAGTAGCTGAAGCGCCTGCAACACCAACTACTGACCCGAAAGCTGCAGAAGCAGCTGCCGCAGAAAAGGATGTTGCCTTCATGGATCTTCCTCCAGTGCTACTATTCACGTTTGGTCTGGCTACTGTAATTATCCTGCTAACTATACTGGTATTGGTGATGATGTTCCGGTTGTTTATACCAATGCTGGGCGATTCTATCCATGATGAAGATTTTAGAAGCTCTTTAGCGGGTAGAGTATTGTTCCTGATGCGTGGTGATGCAACACTGGTAACTGGTAAGGCTAAAAACGAGATCCACTCGCACCATGACTTTGATGGCATACAGGAATATGACAACGACCTGCCACCTTGGTGGAAAATGATGTTCTATGTAAGTATAGTTTTCGCAGTTGGTTATATGCTTCACTACCATGTGTTTAAGATAGGCTCGCTGCAGACAGAAGAATACGAGATGGAGATGGAGCAGGCTGCTTTACTAGCCGCTGCCACACCAGACGACCCGAATGCGGTTACTGACTATAAGCCACTTACAGATGCTACAGCACTAGAGTCTGGTAAGAAGTTATTCAGTACAAACTGTGCTGCCTGCCATGGCCCTGAAGGACAGGGTACTGTTGGCCCGAATTTAACTGATGAATACTGGCTGCACGGTGGAGATGTGAACGAGATCTTTAAGACCGTGAAGTATGGCGTACCGGCCAAAGGTATGGTGCCTTGGCAGGGCAAGCTTACCAAAGACCAGATCCTGGAAGTATCCAGTTACATCCTGAGCCTGAAAGGCTCTAACCCGGCTAATGCGAAAGAGCCACAGGGCGAGAAAGAGTAA
- the ccoG gene encoding cytochrome c oxidase accessory protein CcoG has product MATKIKPTDEFRDHISTVDDQGKRVWVYPRKPKGKLYNYRKYVSYLLLALLFAGPFIKVNGLPLLMLNIVERKFVIFGVLFWPQDFFILVVAFLTLVVFIILFTVVYGRIFCGWVCPQTIFLEMVFRRIEYAIEGDYTKQKALDKMPWNTEKILKKGSKTAVFLLISFIISNLFLAYVIGIDELQKVITEGPFNHMIGFGSLLGFTGVFYWVFASFREQVCTIVCPYGRLQGVMQDKKTVVVAYDYGRGEPRGKLRKNQERTEGDCIDCNQCVQVCPTGIDIRNGAQQLECINCTACIDACNDIMRMIDKPEGLIRYESEEAIEKGTKWTFFTNRVMGYTAVLVILLTALTTLLLTRDEAEATILRTPGQLYQKTEQGHIKNLYNISVINKTNHDMPLTLKLIGKDGSIKVVGNELVLPAQGIVEGVFFTELAKEELTGMNSEIEIGVYHGNELITTTETKFLGPAS; this is encoded by the coding sequence ATGGCAACAAAAATAAAACCAACCGATGAGTTTCGGGACCACATCTCCACAGTAGATGACCAGGGTAAGCGCGTTTGGGTTTACCCCCGTAAGCCAAAAGGTAAACTATACAACTACCGCAAATATGTTAGCTATTTATTGCTGGCGCTTTTATTTGCAGGACCTTTCATAAAGGTCAACGGCTTGCCGCTGCTCATGCTTAACATCGTAGAGCGCAAGTTTGTCATTTTCGGGGTGCTGTTCTGGCCCCAGGACTTTTTTATACTTGTAGTAGCTTTCCTAACTCTGGTCGTATTCATCATTCTTTTCACGGTCGTATACGGACGCATCTTTTGTGGCTGGGTATGCCCCCAGACCATTTTCCTGGAGATGGTCTTCCGTAGAATAGAGTATGCCATTGAAGGAGATTATACCAAACAGAAGGCGCTTGACAAGATGCCCTGGAATACGGAGAAGATACTTAAAAAAGGGTCTAAAACCGCTGTTTTCCTTCTTATCTCTTTCATTATCTCAAATCTGTTTCTGGCTTATGTTATAGGTATAGACGAACTGCAGAAAGTCATTACGGAAGGTCCTTTCAACCACATGATCGGTTTCGGGTCTCTACTGGGTTTTACAGGTGTTTTCTACTGGGTATTTGCTTCGTTCCGGGAGCAGGTTTGTACTATAGTTTGTCCGTACGGGCGCCTGCAAGGCGTAATGCAGGATAAGAAAACGGTAGTAGTAGCCTATGATTATGGCCGGGGCGAACCACGAGGCAAGCTGCGCAAGAACCAGGAACGTACCGAAGGCGATTGTATTGATTGTAACCAGTGCGTGCAGGTTTGCCCGACAGGTATAGATATCAGAAATGGCGCGCAGCAGCTGGAGTGTATCAACTGTACCGCTTGCATAGATGCCTGCAACGACATTATGCGCATGATCGATAAGCCGGAAGGTTTGATCCGTTATGAATCGGAAGAAGCAATTGAAAAGGGTACGAAGTGGACATTCTTCACAAACCGGGTAATGGGCTATACTGCTGTGCTGGTTATACTTTTAACAGCACTTACTACACTACTGCTAACCCGTGACGAAGCCGAAGCAACTATACTACGCACGCCTGGTCAGTTGTATCAGAAAACAGAGCAGGGGCACATCAAGAACCTGTATAACATCTCTGTTATAAATAAGACCAACCATGACATGCCGCTTACTTTAAAGCTGATAGGTAAAGATGGTTCTATAAAAGTGGTGGGTAATGAGCTGGTGCTTCCGGCTCAGGGAATTGTGGAAGGAGTATTCTTTACAGAGCTAGCGAAAGAAGAATTAACAGGCATGAACTCCGAAATAGAAATAGGAGTGTACCACGGCAATGAGTTGATCACAACCACAGAAACAAAATTCCTGGGTCCAGCCAGCTAA
- a CDS encoding FixH family protein, giving the protein MKASDINKSFTLWPYMIVGAMVCFMGYIAMFVYKAMNQDVDLVSKNYYEQEIQYQDQIEKVKRTQALGDVMLSYNAEAKSILLQLPATYKDKSLTGTITLFRPSNDEMDEQLPLQLGRDQSQLLETGNLESGLWKVRVDFSDGEETYYTEKTIQIK; this is encoded by the coding sequence ATGAAAGCTTCAGATATAAACAAAAGTTTCACGCTTTGGCCATATATGATTGTGGGCGCAATGGTTTGTTTTATGGGCTATATCGCCATGTTCGTGTATAAAGCAATGAACCAGGATGTAGATCTTGTTAGCAAAAACTATTACGAGCAGGAGATTCAGTACCAGGATCAGATTGAAAAAGTAAAACGCACGCAGGCATTGGGAGATGTGATGCTTAGCTATAATGCAGAGGCAAAATCTATACTTCTGCAGTTGCCTGCTACTTACAAAGACAAAAGCCTGACAGGTACCATTACACTCTTCAGGCCATCAAATGATGAAATGGACGAGCAGCTACCATTGCAGCTAGGGCGGGACCAAAGCCAGTTACTTGAAACAGGTAATCTGGAGAGTGGCCTGTGGAAAGTACGCGTTGACTTTAGTGATGGCGAAGAGACTTATTATACTGAGAAAACCATACAAATAAAGTAG